From the genome of Alosa alosa isolate M-15738 ecotype Scorff River chromosome 20, AALO_Geno_1.1, whole genome shotgun sequence, one region includes:
- the LOC125284947 gene encoding 40S ribosomal protein S19, producing the protein MPGVTVKDVNQQDFVRALSAFLKKSGKLKVPEWVDTVKLAKHKELAPCDENWFYIRAASTARHLYLRGGVGVGAMIKIYGGRHRNGVCPSHFSVGSRNVARKVLQALEGLKMVEKDPNGGRRLTPQGQRDLDRIAGQVAAASKKQ; encoded by the exons ATGCCGGGTGTTACAGTGAAAGACGTCAACCAGCAGGACTTTGTGCGGGCACTTTCTGCTTTCCTCAAAAA GTCGGGCAAACTGAAAGTTCCAGAATGGGTAGACACAGTGAAGCTGGCAAAACACAAGGAGCTGGCACCCTGTGACGAAAACTGGTTCTACATTAGAGCAG CATCCACAGCACGCCACTTGTACCTCAGAGGGGGTGTCGGAGTTGGTGCCATGATCAAAATCTACGGCGGTCGGCACAGAAATGGAGTGTGCCCATCCCATTTCAGTGTGGGCTCACGGAACGTGGCACGCAAAGTGCTGCAAGCGCTGGAGGGCCTCAAGATGGTGGAGAAGGACCCAAACGG GGGCCGCAGACTTACTCCTCAGGGTCAAAGAGATTTGGACAGAATTGCTGGACAG GTTGCAGCTGCAAGCAAAAAACAGTGA